The DNA segment cggtataCGATTCATAAAACAACCTTAAATTTCGTTAGTCAATTTCACACCGCTACTATGAAAAAGAAGACACTAGAGTCTATGGTTCACAatcacaacaaaaaacaatgcATGGTTTGTGTAGTGTTCTGTGGCATAGACAAACTGTTCTGTGGTTTGTGTTCTGTTCTGTTATTTTTATACTTCTGTAATTCccaatttttcacagaaaaacgTAAGTATGATAAGAGCAGAGATAACAATACAAGTTTGATTTGTGATAGTGTTCGTTTCAAGAAGAAAGTAAAAATATTACGTTGctatatttctgaaaaaatcaCTATGTTGAGAAAAAAGCTCAAGTTGTCTAGTGTTAATGAGCAGTCAGAGAACAAATCATCTAGTCACCAAGGCACAAGTGTTGAATTAGAATCTAATCATTCGATTTATTTCCCTGTGCCACCACCAGCTGATGCTTCAGTTTCGAACAAAATGCTTGAAGTTCACCGAAACCTGAACCGATTATTAGAAAACCTTAATTTCGTTAAAGATCCAATTTGCTTTGTTTATAATCCTACCATATATGCTAGCGAACCATTGGAAAAATACTTGAAACTCTACTGCCGTAAGGAAAAAAAAGTATTATTTGTGGGTATGAATCCAGGTCCGTGGGGCATGTGTCAGACAGGTATTCCATTTGGTGAAATCAGTATGGTAAAAAATTGGTTGCTTATAAATGGCCATGTGGGTCAGCCAAATCAAGTTTGTAAATATCGAATAGTTGAAGGATTCAACTGTACTCAAAAAGAAGTTAGTGGTGACCGATTTTGGAATTTGATGAAGGAGTTATGTACAACCCCCCAACGTTTTTTCaacaattgttttttgtatAATTATTGTCCTCTAGCATTTATGAAGGAAGATGGAGGAAACATTACCCCTGCTGAAATGCAGGTATTGGCGAATATCAGTATATCCATTCAATAAGATGActaattttttgctgatttgtTATTTAATCAATATTATTAGTGATCAAATAATGTGACAGCAATCATCCTGCTTTTTGTTAGTCATGTTATATCCATTCAGTACCAAAATTACCAAAtgagatttttttctgaaaacttgaATGACCAAGATCTAATCAACCTAAGTATTCTTGTCTTGATGGCATTTCTAGTTGTACCTGAGTTGAGCCAAACTTCCACATAATGACCACTAGGAGTATCTAGGGAACCTAACGAGAATTCTGACAATTTGTGAATGGTCGGGatctattcaactaaaatattcTTGTCTCAGTAGTACTTACGATTATACTGGAAGTTGAGCTCAACTTTGTAATTTCAAATCGGACACCCTATATTTTCTTACATCTttgaattctgaaattttcaactatagttGATTTGAACTTTCCCATAACCAAACCTCAAGGTTCTGGAGGCATTAATTCATAAGTCTCAAATTTGACATGAAGgtcaaaaaatataataaagagTGTCCCATTGGAAATAACAAAAGTTTACCTCAACTTTTGGTATAATCTGAAGTACTACCGAGACAAGAACATTTTAGTTGAGCAGATACTcactattcaaaaatttttacaaaaaattcTCAGTTATGGTTCTCTATATACTTATAGTGGTCACTTTGcgtgcaacaccctgtataagtaggtactttgaataattataatcaaCTTTTTTATTTGAACCTTCAGCTCCAAAGTTCCATGATAAAATATGTAATAGGGTTTGAAGCTATGATATGGGGTGGCAGAATTTTCCTCTTTCCATTCATAAATTATTTCTTTAGAGACCCTAATGCTTATATTTTccatattgttttgtttgaGGTGACATGTGTTATCTAAGGCATTTTTAGTTCTCCCTTAATATGTAATAATATAAGAAAAATCTCAAATTCACTTATGAACCAGAAAAAACTGGAATCTCaagaatatttaaaaaaaaaaattttaatggtGTATTCAAGGTTGACATTCTTTTCAGCCCCAACTCAAGAATTCCCTGGAAGTAGTTTGTGATGAAACATTGAAGGAGGTCATTCTCATCCTAAAACCAGAAATCGTAGTTGGAATTGGAAGATATTCAGAAAAAAGGGTATCAAATGTTGTCAAACTGTTAAAACAGGATATAAAGGTATTGTATATGCCGCATCCAAGTCCTCGCGCCATTTATAAAAATGGTTGGTCGTATGAAGCGAATA comes from the Coccinella septempunctata chromosome 2, icCocSept1.1, whole genome shotgun sequence genome and includes:
- the LOC123308000 gene encoding single-strand selective monofunctional uracil DNA glycosylase-like isoform X1; amino-acid sequence: MLRKKLKLSSVNEQSENKSSSHQGTSVELESNHSIYFPVPPPADASVSNKMLEVHRNLNRLLENLNFVKDPICFVYNPTIYASEPLEKYLKLYCRKEKKVLFVGMNPGPWGMCQTGIPFGEISMVKNWLLINGHVGQPNQVCKYRIVEGFNCTQKEVSGDRFWNLMKELCTTPQRFFNNCFLYNYCPLAFMKEDGGNITPAEMQPQLKNSLEVVCDETLKEVILILKPEIVVGIGRYSEKRVSNVVKLLKQDIKVLYMPHPSPRAIYKNGWSYEANKFITKNNLMKYFQ